One window of the Pseudomonas lurida genome contains the following:
- a CDS encoding response regulator: MSTTSTILVVEDDAIVRMLIVDVLEELEFNVREAADAEEALAVVKDADTVIDLMMTDVGLPDMDGKQLATKVRELRPALPILFASGYAENINVPAGMQVIAKPFSIDQLRDKVKSMLPAL, from the coding sequence ATGTCCACCACCTCCACCATCCTTGTAGTCGAAGACGACGCCATCGTGCGCATGCTGATCGTCGATGTCTTGGAGGAGTTGGAATTCAACGTGCGCGAGGCTGCTGACGCTGAGGAAGCGCTGGCAGTGGTGAAAGACGCCGACACCGTCATCGACCTGATGATGACCGACGTCGGCCTGCCGGACATGGACGGCAAGCAACTGGCCACCAAGGTGCGTGAACTGCGCCCTGCCCTGCCTATCCTGTTCGCCAGCGGCTATGCAGAAAATATCAACGTACCCGCCGGCATGCAGGTGATCGCCAAGCCGTTCTCCATCGATCAGTTGCGCGACAAAGTCAAATCGATGCTGCCTGCGCTTTAA
- a CDS encoding response regulator: MSEDAQDVVLIVEDDESIMFVLGEYLAGLGYRVLKAIDGEQAFEILATKPHLDLMVTDYRLPGGISGVQIAEPAIKLRPELKVIFISGYPQEILDCNSPITRNAPILAKPFDLDTLQEHIQRLLA, translated from the coding sequence ATGAGTGAAGATGCACAAGACGTCGTACTGATCGTCGAAGACGACGAATCCATTATGTTTGTGCTGGGTGAATACCTGGCCGGGCTGGGCTACCGGGTGTTGAAGGCAATCGATGGCGAGCAGGCCTTCGAAATCCTCGCCACCAAGCCGCACCTGGACCTGATGGTCACTGACTACCGCCTGCCGGGCGGGATCTCCGGCGTGCAGATCGCCGAACCGGCGATCAAGTTGCGCCCCGAGTTGAAGGTCATCTTTATCAGTGGTTATCCGCAGGAAATCCTCGACTGCAACAGCCCGATCACGCGAAACGCGCCGATCCTGGCCAAGCCGTTCGACCTGGATACGCTGCAAGAGCATATCCAGCGGTTGTTGGCGTGA
- a CDS encoding chemotaxis protein CheB: protein MNQAAASPASVRGIEAIVIGASAGGVEALLTIFAQLPADFGLPIITVLHLPDERRSQLAEVFDRRVAMPVVEARDKEVLKPGTLYFAGPGYHLSVEHDRSLSLSQEDRVHHSRPAIDFLFVSAADTYGKGLLAILLTGANQDGARGLAHVKQQGGTTVVQEPSEARVAVMPRAALALHTPDHILTLSRIGSLLASLEYSPC, encoded by the coding sequence ATGAATCAAGCGGCTGCCAGCCCGGCATCGGTCCGGGGCATAGAAGCTATCGTCATCGGCGCATCCGCCGGTGGCGTGGAGGCGTTGCTGACGATATTCGCTCAGTTGCCCGCAGACTTCGGCTTGCCAATCATCACCGTACTGCACTTGCCGGACGAGCGTCGCAGCCAATTGGCCGAGGTGTTTGACCGGCGTGTCGCCATGCCGGTGGTTGAAGCGCGCGACAAGGAAGTGCTCAAGCCCGGCACCCTGTATTTCGCCGGCCCCGGTTATCACCTGTCGGTGGAGCATGATCGCAGCCTGTCGCTGAGCCAGGAAGACCGTGTGCACCACTCGCGGCCGGCAATTGATTTCCTGTTTGTTTCTGCCGCCGATACCTATGGCAAAGGCCTGCTTGCCATTCTGTTGACCGGTGCCAACCAGGATGGCGCCCGCGGGCTGGCCCACGTCAAGCAACAAGGCGGGACCACCGTGGTGCAAGAGCCCTCTGAAGCACGTGTTGCCGTCATGCCACGCGCAGCGCTGGCGCTGCATACACCCGACCACATTCTGACGTTGAGCCGCATTGGCTCATTGCTGGCTTCCCTGGAATATTCCCCATGTTAA
- a CDS encoding cbb3-type cytochrome c oxidase subunit 3: MWGLLMVACLYGAVEYCLRGESDKSLDDASLMPFADDPEVARRVEQATGKQINAVAPQAARPGWTHLDM; the protein is encoded by the coding sequence ATGTGGGGCTTGCTGATGGTGGCGTGCCTGTATGGCGCGGTGGAGTACTGCTTGCGCGGGGAATCTGACAAGAGCCTGGACGACGCCAGCTTGATGCCCTTCGCCGATGACCCGGAGGTGGCGCGGCGCGTGGAACAAGCGACCGGCAAGCAGATCAACGCGGTGGCGCCGCAAGCGGCCAGGCCGGGCTGGACCCACTTGGACATGTGA
- a CDS encoding response regulator: MTPASSVDENSFRNLLSRNVALPLGVGVLSAVFFVVLITYLLSVIQWVEHTDRVINNLNESSKLTVDLETGMRGFLITGDEHFLDPYEVAKPRIIADLRNLQELVADNPQQVDRLKRLEALQVEWNNYAQSMIDMQRTSGDYRSAVKAGRGKRLTDEIRKEYDDAVAMEQQFRITRNQEVTRTTVVSVTLYLVFVLGLSGFLAYIGRRNLVALSESYSANLASQQKIAGRLEQQAWLRNGQTELAEQVLGQLSLNMLGRNILQFFAQYMGSAVAALYVREEHGGLRRVATYGFSREQEQLEQAIYSDEGIVGQAAQLDRLIRLDDVPVDYFRVSSGLGEGHTRSVLVMPTSDDDRVNGVLELGFLRPLQERDEELLELIAGNIGTSIEAARYRQRLQEVLAETQQLNEELQVQQEELKTANEELEEQSRILKESQAHLETQQAELEQTNEQLAEQTQTLAEQRDAMDRKNIELNQAQIELEDRAEELQRSSKYKSEFLANMSHELRTPLNSSLILAKLLAENPQENLSAEQVKFAESIYSAGNDLLNLINDILDISKVEAGKLEVRPENSSVARLVDGLRGMFEPLAADRKLGFHVEVQEGSPTMLFTDRQRLEQILKNLLSNAVKFTEQGDVSLSVSRAPGEGIAFTVRDSGIGIAPDQQESIFEAFRQADGTTNRRYGGTGLGLSISRDLATLLGGYISVSSEPGKGSVFTLVLPEQYVEREENAVPVEQPRQVAVAPAPVPVKVSPLPVADTSQIPRFADDRDKAPFTTRCILVVEDEPNFARILFDLAHELGYHCLVAHGADEGYSLAEEYVPDAILLDMRLPDHSGLTVLQRLKEHANTRHIPVHVISVEDRVEAAMHMGAIGYAVKPTTREELKDVFARLEAKLTQKVKRVLLVEDDDLQRDSIARLIGDDDIEITDVGFAQAALDLLRTNIYDCMIIDLKLPDMLGNELLKRMATEDICSFPPVIVYTGRNLTRDEEAELRKYSRSIIIKGARSPERLLDEVTLFLHKVESQLSHDRQKMLKTARSRDKVFEGRKILLVDDDVRNIFALTSALEHKGAVVVIGRNGREAIDKLNEVDDIDLVLMDVMMPEMDGYEATALIRQDPRWKKLPIIAVTAKAMKDDQERCLAAGSNDYLAKPIDLDRLFSLIRVWLPKMERI, from the coding sequence ATGACTCCCGCGTCGTCCGTCGATGAAAACAGCTTTCGTAACCTGCTGAGCAGAAACGTGGCATTGCCCCTGGGTGTGGGCGTGCTCAGTGCTGTGTTTTTCGTCGTCTTGATCACTTATCTGTTGTCGGTCATTCAATGGGTGGAGCACACCGATCGGGTTATCAACAACCTCAATGAGTCGTCCAAGCTGACCGTCGACCTGGAAACCGGCATGCGTGGGTTCCTGATCACCGGCGACGAGCATTTCCTCGATCCTTACGAAGTGGCCAAGCCACGGATCATTGCCGACCTGCGCAACCTGCAGGAACTGGTAGCGGACAACCCGCAGCAGGTGGATCGCCTCAAGCGCTTGGAAGCCCTGCAAGTCGAGTGGAACAACTACGCCCAGTCGATGATTGATATGCAGCGCACCAGCGGCGATTACCGCAGTGCGGTCAAGGCCGGCCGCGGCAAGCGCCTGACCGACGAGATCCGCAAGGAATACGACGACGCGGTGGCGATGGAGCAGCAATTCCGCATCACCCGCAACCAGGAAGTCACCCGCACCACCGTGGTCAGCGTCACCCTGTACCTGGTCTTCGTGCTAGGCCTGAGTGGTTTCCTGGCGTATATCGGTCGTAGGAATTTAGTTGCGTTATCAGAGAGTTACAGCGCAAACCTCGCGTCGCAACAGAAGATTGCAGGCCGATTGGAACAACAAGCCTGGCTGCGCAACGGCCAGACCGAACTGGCTGAACAGGTACTCGGTCAACTCAGCCTGAACATGCTCGGGCGCAATATCCTGCAATTCTTTGCCCAGTACATGGGCTCCGCCGTTGCCGCGCTGTACGTGCGTGAAGAACACGGCGGCCTGCGGCGCGTGGCCACCTACGGCTTCTCCCGCGAGCAGGAACAGCTGGAACAAGCGATCTACAGTGACGAAGGCATTGTCGGCCAGGCGGCCCAGCTGGATCGCCTGATTCGCCTGGACGATGTGCCGGTGGACTACTTCAGGGTCAGCTCCGGCCTGGGTGAAGGGCATACCCGCAGCGTGCTGGTCATGCCCACCAGCGATGATGATCGCGTCAATGGCGTGCTCGAACTGGGCTTCCTGCGTCCGCTGCAGGAGCGCGACGAAGAGCTGCTGGAGCTCATCGCAGGCAATATCGGCACCTCCATCGAGGCGGCCCGCTATCGCCAGCGCCTGCAGGAAGTGCTGGCCGAAACCCAGCAGCTCAACGAAGAGCTGCAAGTGCAGCAGGAAGAGCTCAAGACCGCCAACGAAGAGCTGGAAGAGCAGTCGCGTATCCTCAAGGAATCCCAGGCTCACCTGGAAACCCAGCAAGCCGAGCTGGAGCAGACCAACGAACAGCTGGCCGAGCAGACGCAGACACTGGCCGAGCAACGCGACGCCATGGACCGCAAGAACATCGAGCTCAACCAGGCTCAGATCGAGCTGGAGGATCGCGCCGAAGAACTGCAGCGCTCCAGCAAGTACAAGTCCGAATTCCTCGCCAATATGTCCCACGAGCTGCGCACGCCGCTCAACAGCTCGCTGATCCTGGCCAAGTTGCTGGCTGAGAACCCCCAGGAAAACCTCAGCGCCGAACAGGTCAAGTTTGCCGAGTCGATCTATTCCGCCGGCAATGACCTGCTCAACCTGATCAATGACATCCTCGACATCTCCAAGGTGGAGGCCGGCAAGCTCGAAGTGCGCCCGGAGAACTCCAGTGTGGCGCGCCTGGTGGACGGCCTGCGCGGGATGTTCGAGCCGTTGGCGGCCGATCGCAAGCTGGGCTTCCACGTGGAAGTCCAGGAAGGTTCGCCGACCATGCTGTTTACCGACCGCCAGCGCCTGGAACAGATTCTCAAGAATCTCCTGTCCAACGCGGTCAAGTTCACCGAACAGGGCGACGTCAGCCTTAGCGTGTCCCGTGCGCCAGGGGAGGGTATTGCCTTCACGGTTCGCGACTCCGGCATCGGCATTGCCCCGGACCAGCAGGAAAGCATCTTCGAAGCCTTCCGCCAGGCCGACGGCACCACCAATCGCCGGTATGGCGGCACGGGCCTGGGCCTGTCGATCTCCCGTGACCTGGCGACCCTGCTGGGCGGCTACATCAGCGTGAGCAGTGAGCCCGGCAAGGGCAGTGTCTTCACCCTGGTACTGCCGGAACAGTATGTCGAGCGTGAAGAAAACGCCGTTCCGGTCGAACAGCCACGCCAGGTCGCCGTGGCGCCCGCGCCGGTGCCTGTCAAGGTATCGCCGCTGCCGGTGGCCGATACCAGCCAGATCCCGCGCTTTGCCGACGACCGCGACAAGGCGCCGTTCACCACACGCTGCATCCTGGTGGTGGAGGACGAGCCGAACTTCGCCCGTATCCTGTTCGACCTGGCCCATGAGCTGGGCTATCACTGCCTCGTGGCGCACGGCGCAGACGAAGGCTACAGCCTGGCCGAGGAATACGTGCCCGATGCGATCCTGCTGGACATGCGCCTGCCGGACCATTCCGGGCTGACCGTGCTGCAGCGCCTCAAAGAGCACGCCAACACGCGCCATATCCCGGTGCATGTAATCTCTGTGGAAGACCGTGTCGAAGCCGCCATGCACATGGGCGCCATCGGCTATGCGGTCAAGCCCACCACCCGCGAAGAGCTCAAGGACGTGTTTGCCCGCCTGGAAGCCAAGCTGACCCAGAAGGTCAAGCGTGTGCTGCTGGTAGAGGACGACGACCTGCAGCGCGACAGCATTGCCCGCCTGATCGGCGACGATGACATCGAGATCACCGACGTCGGTTTCGCCCAGGCCGCCCTGGACTTGCTGCGGACCAATATCTACGACTGCATGATCATCGACCTCAAGCTGCCGGACATGCTCGGCAACGAACTGCTCAAGCGCATGGCCACCGAGGATATCTGCTCGTTCCCGCCCGTTATCGTCTACACCGGTCGCAACCTGACCCGCGATGAAGAGGCCGAGCTGCGCAAGTATTCGCGCTCTATCATCATCAAGGGCGCCCGCTCGCCGGAGCGCTTGCTGGATGAGGTCACACTCTTTCTGCACAAAGTCGAATCCCAGCTGTCCCATGACCGCCAGAAGATGCTCAAGACCGCGCGCAGCCGCGACAAGGTCTTCGAGGGGCGCAAGATCCTGCTGGTCGACGACGATGTGCGTAATATCTTCGCCCTGACCAGCGCCCTGGAGCACAAGGGTGCGGTAGTGGTCATCGGGCGTAACGGCCGTGAAGCTATCGACAAACTCAATGAAGTCGACGATATCGACCTGGTGCTGATGGACGTGATGATGCCGGAAATGGACGGTTACGAGGCCACCGCCTTGATCCGCCAGGACCCGCGCTGGAAAAAGCTGCCGATCATCGCGGTGACGGCCAAGGCCATGAAGGACGATCAGGAGCGCTGCCTCGCGGCGGGTTCCAATGATTACCTGGCCAAGCCGATTGACCTGGATCGTCTGTTCTCACTGATTCGCGTATGGCTACCGAAGATGGAACGCATTTAA
- the ccoN gene encoding cytochrome-c oxidase, cbb3-type subunit I, translating into MSTAITGQAYNYKVVRQFVIATIAWGVVGMAMGVWIASQLVWPEMNLDLPWTTFGRLRPLHTSLVIFGFAGSAQFAASYYAVQRTCQVRLFSDRLAAFTFWGWQSVIVIMLISLPLGYTTTKEYAEIEFSGAVWMAVVWVAYAIVFFTTVVRRKTRHIYVGNWFFGAFILVIAMLHVVNHLAIPVGWFKSYPVYSGATDAMVQWWYGHNAVGFFLTTGFLGMMYYFVPKQVGRPVYSYRLSIVHFWALITLYIWAGPHHLHYTALPDWAQSLGMAMSLILLAPSWGGMINGMMTLSGAWHKLRTDPILRFLVLSLAFYGMSTFEGPMMAIKTVNALSHYTDWTIGHVHAGALGWVAMITFGSLYHMIPKVFGREQMHSVPLINLHFWLATIGTVLYIASMWVNGITQGLMWRAVNDDGTLTYSFVEALQASHPGFVVRFAGGVFFLTGMVLMAYNTWRTVRIADLEIAQLDARIA; encoded by the coding sequence ATGAGCACAGCAATAACTGGGCAGGCCTATAACTATAAGGTCGTGCGCCAATTCGTTATCGCTACTATCGCCTGGGGCGTGGTAGGCATGGCCATGGGCGTGTGGATTGCCTCGCAGCTGGTCTGGCCCGAGATGAACCTGGATTTGCCCTGGACGACCTTTGGTCGCCTACGGCCCTTGCACACCAGCCTGGTGATCTTTGGCTTCGCTGGCAGCGCACAGTTTGCCGCCAGCTATTACGCGGTGCAGCGCACCTGCCAGGTGCGCTTGTTTTCTGACCGCCTCGCTGCCTTTACCTTCTGGGGGTGGCAGTCGGTCATCGTGATCATGTTGATCAGTTTGCCGTTGGGCTATACCACTACCAAGGAATACGCCGAGATCGAGTTCTCCGGCGCGGTCTGGATGGCGGTGGTCTGGGTGGCCTATGCCATTGTGTTTTTCACCACCGTGGTACGGCGCAAAACCCGGCATATCTACGTGGGTAACTGGTTTTTCGGGGCGTTCATCCTGGTGATCGCCATGTTGCATGTGGTCAACCACCTGGCGATCCCGGTGGGCTGGTTCAAGTCTTACCCAGTGTATTCAGGTGCGACGGACGCGATGGTGCAGTGGTGGTATGGTCATAACGCCGTAGGATTTTTCCTGACCACTGGTTTCTTGGGGATGATGTATTACTTCGTGCCCAAACAAGTCGGGCGCCCGGTGTACTCCTATCGCTTGTCCATCGTGCACTTCTGGGCACTGATCACCCTGTATATCTGGGCTGGCCCGCATCACTTGCACTACACCGCGCTGCCGGACTGGGCGCAGTCCCTGGGCATGGCGATGTCGCTGATCCTGCTGGCGCCTAGCTGGGGCGGGATGATCAACGGCATGATGACGTTGTCCGGGGCTTGGCATAAGTTGCGCACCGACCCGATCCTGCGTTTCCTGGTGTTGTCGTTGGCGTTCTATGGGATGTCGACGTTCGAAGGCCCGATGATGGCGATCAAGACCGTCAACGCCCTCTCCCACTACACCGACTGGACCATTGGCCATGTGCACGCCGGCGCCCTGGGTTGGGTGGCGATGATTACCTTTGGTTCGCTGTACCACATGATCCCCAAGGTGTTCGGTCGTGAGCAGATGCACAGCGTGCCGCTGATCAACCTGCATTTCTGGCTGGCAACGATCGGCACCGTGCTGTACATCGCCTCGATGTGGGTCAACGGGATTACCCAGGGCCTGATGTGGCGGGCTGTGAACGACGACGGCACCCTCACCTATTCGTTTGTCGAGGCGTTGCAGGCCAGTCACCCAGGGTTCGTGGTGCGATTTGCCGGTGGCGTGTTCTTCCTCACCGGCATGGTGCTGATGGCCTACAACACGTGGCGCACGGTGCGGATCGCGGACTTGGAAATAGCCCAGCTCGATGCACGGATCGCCTGA
- a CDS encoding CheR family methyltransferase has product MEQCFLDKSSDIELRLLIEAIYLKYSYDFRDYSGASVKRRVAHALRQFDCATISALQERVLHDPAAFMQLLQFLTIPVSEMFRDPSHFLAIRQEVVPLLKTYPSIKIWIAGCSTGEEVYSMAILLREEGLLERTIIYATDINPASLDKAKQGIFSLENVRAYTANYQQAGGQRSFADYYTAAYDYAIFDKTLRENVTFADHSLATDSVFSETQLISCRNVLIYFNKKLQDRAFGLFHESLCHRGFLVLGSKETLDFSAYGKQFEALVKQERIYRKL; this is encoded by the coding sequence GTGGAGCAATGTTTTTTGGACAAAAGCAGCGACATTGAGCTGCGCCTGTTGATCGAGGCGATTTACCTCAAGTACAGCTATGACTTCCGGGATTACTCCGGGGCGTCGGTGAAACGCCGCGTGGCCCATGCGCTGCGCCAGTTCGATTGCGCGACCATATCCGCCCTGCAGGAGCGCGTGCTGCATGACCCAGCGGCGTTCATGCAGTTGCTGCAATTCCTGACGATCCCGGTGAGCGAGATGTTTCGCGACCCGTCGCACTTCCTGGCGATCCGCCAGGAAGTGGTACCGCTGCTCAAGACCTACCCATCGATCAAGATCTGGATCGCGGGCTGCAGTACGGGCGAGGAGGTCTACTCCATGGCCATCCTGCTGCGCGAAGAAGGCCTGCTGGAGCGTACGATCATCTACGCCACTGACATCAACCCGGCGTCACTGGACAAGGCCAAGCAGGGGATTTTCTCCCTGGAGAACGTGCGGGCCTACACCGCCAATTACCAGCAAGCCGGCGGCCAACGTTCATTTGCCGATTACTACACTGCGGCATACGATTACGCGATCTTCGATAAAACGCTGCGTGAGAATGTCACCTTTGCCGACCACAGCCTGGCAACCGATAGTGTATTCTCAGAAACTCAATTAATTTCCTGTCGCAACGTCCTGATTTATTTCAATAAAAAGCTGCAAGACAGGGCGTTTGGTTTGTTCCATGAATCGCTGTGTCATCGCGGCTTCCTGGTGCTGGGCAGTAAGGAAACGCTGGATTTCTCCGCCTACGGGAAACAATTCGAAGCGTTGGTCAAACAGGAACGGATCTACCGGAAGCTATGA
- a CDS encoding DUF3313 domain-containing protein: MNLKPLICTLCIASLGLAGCASKVTQPDEYSGFLSDYSQLKEAKSPSGAEVMRWVDPTLDLSRYNAVYIEPTQFYPKPQATAKIPDSTLRGINDYFNQALKRELAKSLPLANGPGPGVMVVRAAITAVSSKTESLKPYEFVPVALVAAAVSAGTGIRDQETTLGTEAQFLDGANGRVLAQVVRKGTGKPLANDTQVMQANDVKAVIDGWAADLHQSYLKLKKH, encoded by the coding sequence ATGAACCTAAAGCCATTGATCTGCACGCTGTGCATCGCTTCGCTCGGGCTGGCGGGGTGTGCCAGCAAGGTTACGCAACCAGATGAATACTCTGGTTTTCTCTCTGACTACAGCCAACTGAAGGAAGCCAAGTCGCCATCGGGTGCTGAAGTCATGCGCTGGGTCGATCCAACCCTCGATTTGAGCCGTTACAACGCGGTGTACATCGAACCGACACAGTTCTACCCCAAGCCCCAGGCCACGGCGAAGATCCCGGACAGCACCCTGCGCGGCATCAACGATTACTTTAACCAGGCGCTCAAGCGCGAGCTGGCAAAATCGCTGCCCTTGGCAAACGGTCCCGGCCCAGGGGTCATGGTGGTGCGCGCCGCGATTACCGCCGTCAGCAGCAAGACCGAAAGCCTCAAGCCCTATGAATTCGTCCCGGTCGCGCTGGTAGCGGCAGCGGTCAGTGCCGGTACCGGGATCCGCGACCAGGAAACCACCCTGGGCACGGAAGCGCAGTTTCTCGACGGCGCAAACGGCCGGGTCCTCGCCCAAGTGGTGCGCAAAGGTACCGGCAAGCCGCTGGCCAATGACACCCAGGTGATGCAGGCCAACGACGTGAAGGCCGTGATCGACGGCTGGGCCGCGGACCTGCATCAGTCTTACCTGAAGCTGAAAAAACACTAG
- a CDS encoding hybrid sensor histidine kinase/response regulator, translating to MLSTVQAKLLIVDDLPENLLALEALIKREDRQVFKALSADEALSLLLEHEFAMAILDVQMPGMNGFELAELMRGTEKTKNIPIVFVSAAGRELNYAFKGYESGAVDFLHKPLDIHAVKSKVNVFVDLYRQSKAMKQQVEALERSRREQELLLTRLQATQAELEQAVRMRDDFMSIVAHEVRTPLNGLILETQLRKMHLARDNAAAFTLDKMHAMVDRDERQIQSLIRLIEDMLDVSRIRTGKLSIRPARFDLTQLVRNLVENFAPQVAAADSSMQLSAEGPVEGNWDEFRIEQVVTNLLTNALRYGAKSPVDVRVYTAHGEARVEVRDRGIGISEENQKRIFQQFERVSASQVAAGLGLGLFISEQIVAAHGGSIEVESQIGEGALFRVCLPLDAPA from the coding sequence ATGTTAAGTACTGTCCAGGCCAAACTGCTGATCGTCGACGATCTGCCGGAAAACCTGCTGGCCCTCGAAGCGCTGATCAAGCGCGAGGACCGCCAGGTATTCAAGGCATTGAGCGCCGACGAGGCCTTGTCCCTGTTGCTGGAGCACGAATTCGCCATGGCGATTCTCGACGTGCAGATGCCCGGCATGAACGGGTTCGAGCTGGCCGAATTAATGCGCGGTACCGAGAAAACCAAGAACATCCCGATTGTGTTCGTCAGTGCCGCCGGCCGCGAGCTCAATTACGCCTTCAAGGGTTACGAAAGCGGTGCCGTGGACTTTCTGCACAAGCCGCTGGATATCCATGCGGTGAAGAGCAAGGTCAATGTGTTCGTCGATCTGTATCGCCAGAGCAAGGCCATGAAGCAGCAGGTCGAAGCCCTGGAGCGTAGCCGTCGCGAGCAGGAGTTGCTGCTGACGCGCCTGCAGGCTACCCAGGCTGAGCTGGAGCAGGCCGTGCGCATGCGTGACGACTTCATGTCGATCGTCGCCCATGAAGTGCGCACGCCCCTCAATGGGCTGATCCTAGAGACACAGCTGCGCAAGATGCACCTGGCCCGGGACAACGCCGCCGCATTCACCCTGGACAAGATGCACGCCATGGTCGATCGCGACGAGCGCCAGATCCAGAGCCTGATCCGTTTGATCGAAGACATGCTCGACGTGTCGCGTATCCGCACGGGCAAGCTGTCCATTCGCCCGGCGCGCTTTGACCTTACGCAACTGGTGCGCAACCTGGTGGAAAACTTCGCCCCGCAAGTGGCGGCCGCCGACTCGTCCATGCAACTGAGCGCTGAAGGGCCGGTCGAGGGCAACTGGGATGAATTCCGCATCGAGCAGGTCGTGACCAATCTGCTCACCAATGCCCTGCGCTACGGGGCCAAGAGCCCTGTGGACGTGCGCGTGTATACCGCGCATGGAGAAGCGCGGGTTGAAGTGCGTGACCGGGGGATCGGTATCAGCGAAGAGAACCAGAAGCGTATTTTCCAGCAGTTCGAGCGGGTCTCGGCCAGCCAGGTGGCGGCGGGTCTTGGCCTCGGCCTGTTTATTTCCGAGCAGATCGTCGCGGCTCATGGCGGCTCCATCGAGGTCGAAAGCCAGATAGGCGAGGGCGCCCTGTTTCGCGTGTGCCTGCCCCTGGACGCGCCGGCGTGA
- a CDS encoding DUF1254 domain-containing protein has protein sequence MIAKPTRLLLASLSILMSTGAWADFTATPDEARAIAKEAYLYGVPVVEMYKRLYTQAVDKGGANYKAPFNHIGNTAQVFTPKDTAFATPNADTPYSFVWMDLRSEPLVLTLPKIEDNRYYSVQLIDLYTHNLAYLGTRSTGNNGGHYMIAGPDWKGQQPVDVDRVIYSESTIAYALYRTQLFDEKDLNKVKQIQNGYKVQSLSSYVKQAAPAKAPKIEWPKPTATMTEGPQLFRYLNFMLAFAAPQDSEKDLLARFAKIGIAPGAPFKVNQLTAEQRKALDAGIADARAEYSAFKKDKIDTHQVSSNDLYGNRDRLQNNYLYRFAGAELGIFGNSASEAVNLRYTLDSEGKPANGARHSYTVHFAKDQLPPTDAFWSLTMYDAKTRLLVPNHKKRYLINSQMLDRLKRDADGGLTLALQHHEPPKDEQSNWLPAPPGPFYAVLRIYLPKPEVVNGQWNLPPLTPLK, from the coding sequence ATGATTGCAAAACCGACGCGCCTGCTGTTGGCGAGCCTCTCGATACTCATGAGCACCGGTGCCTGGGCCGACTTCACGGCAACGCCCGACGAAGCGCGGGCCATCGCCAAGGAAGCCTACCTGTATGGCGTCCCGGTGGTGGAAATGTACAAGAGGCTCTACACCCAGGCCGTTGACAAGGGCGGCGCCAATTACAAGGCGCCGTTCAACCATATTGGCAACACCGCCCAGGTGTTCACCCCCAAGGACACTGCGTTCGCTACGCCAAACGCAGACACGCCCTATTCCTTCGTGTGGATGGACCTGCGCAGCGAGCCGCTGGTGTTGACCTTGCCGAAAATCGAGGACAACCGCTATTACTCGGTCCAATTGATCGACCTCTATACGCACAACCTTGCTTACCTGGGTACTCGCAGCACCGGCAACAACGGTGGCCACTACATGATCGCCGGCCCCGACTGGAAGGGTCAGCAGCCGGTGGACGTCGACCGGGTGATCTACAGCGAAAGCACGATCGCCTATGCCCTGTACCGCACGCAGCTGTTCGACGAGAAGGACCTGAACAAGGTCAAGCAAATCCAGAACGGCTACAAAGTCCAGTCGCTGAGCAGCTACGTGAAGCAAGCTGCCCCGGCCAAAGCGCCGAAAATCGAATGGCCCAAGCCCACCGCCACCATGACCGAAGGGCCGCAGCTGTTTCGCTACTTGAACTTCATGCTTGCCTTCGCCGCGCCCCAGGACAGTGAAAAAGACCTGCTGGCACGTTTTGCCAAAATCGGCATCGCCCCCGGTGCGCCGTTCAAGGTCAACCAGTTGACGGCCGAACAGCGCAAGGCGCTGGACGCAGGCATCGCTGATGCCAGGGCTGAGTACAGCGCATTCAAGAAAGACAAGATCGACACGCACCAGGTGTCCAGCAATGACCTTTATGGCAATCGCGATCGCCTCCAGAACAATTACCTGTACCGTTTCGCCGGGGCCGAACTGGGCATTTTCGGAAACTCGGCCAGTGAAGCCGTGAACCTGCGGTACACCCTCGACAGTGAGGGCAAGCCAGCCAATGGCGCACGGCACAGCTATACCGTGCATTTTGCCAAGGACCAACTGCCGCCCACGGATGCGTTCTGGTCACTGACCATGTACGACGCCAAGACCCGGTTGCTGGTGCCTAACCACAAAAAGCGCTACCTGATCAATTCGCAGATGCTGGATAGACTCAAGCGGGATGCCGATGGCGGCTTGACCCTGGCATTGCAGCATCATGAACCGCCCAAGGACGAGCAGAGCAACTGGTTGCCCGCCCCTCCCGGTCCGTTTTACGCCGTGCTGCGCATTTACCTGCCCAAGCCCGAAGTCGTCAATGGCCAATGGAACCTGCCACCGTTGACACCACTGAAGTAA